TTCATCATCGAACGCCGCGCACATCACTGACCGCGCTCAACTACCCCCGTTTGCGTAAGACAAAAATCACATCCTCGGTTCGGCCGTCGATTTCCAGCGGTTCGTTGAGGTTGTACGCAAAGTCATGCGTGGCGATGAGTTCCAGCCGCTTTTCGGAATCGAGCAACGAGCGCATCTGCGCCGCGGTGTAGGTGCGGAAGATCATTTCGTCCTCGAACGCGAGGCAGCGCTCGCCAGCGGTCACGCGGACCTTCATGCCGACGCGTTCCTGACGGCGTCGGCGATCCACGCCCGCCGACCACATCGTCGAGCGCGCACTGACGCGACCGCGCTTCGCTGACCAGGTTTCCTTGGTGCAGACCTGCTTGCCGGCTGGCGTCAGGTGCAGGCCGAGCAGATAGATCCCGCCGGGCGCGAGACATTTCGCCATGCACTTCAAATGCGCGGCCGCCGCCTGCTCGTCCGGAAGATGTCGGAAACTGTTAATCAGATTAAATGCCGCGTCGACCGGCTGCTTGAGCTTGAAAGCGGCCATGTCGGCGACAAACACGTGCGCCGGCAGGCGCAAGCGCTCGAAGCGACGTTGACAGTACTCCACGGCCGCGGCGTTCAGGTCCAAGCCGGAAACCTGAAAGCCGGCTTTTGCCAGACGCACGAGCAGCCGGCCGGTGCCACAAGCCGGCTCGAACACCCGTCGCACCTCGCGCGCGGCATAGCGATCGAACGCCGCGCGAAGGAAATTGAATTCCTCGCGCCAGTCGGCCCCGAAGATCAAATCGTAGTAGGCCGGGAAATCGTAAAGTTTGCCGGGAGAAACCGTAGGCATGTTGTAGGTCAGGCTTTCCAGCCTGACAGTTTGCAGCGACGACGGGGAAGTCAGGCTGGATAGCCTGACCTACGAAAAAACGCGGCGCCACGCAGTGGTGACGCCGCGTCAAGTTTCCCATGATGCTGCGCGAGACGCTCACGCGTCAACGGGCAGTCCTAGCCGCCGATTGCGGGCTGTGGCATCGTCATGAACGTCAGAATACTCAAAACAATGCCTGCGATAAACGCGGCGGTCCAAATTGGCATGATCTTTTGCACGTTCCACTTTGCAGCATTCACCCAACCCATGACGAAGGCAATCAGACCTCCAAGCCCGAACCCGCAGAAGAGGAGCACGATGCACACAATGCCCAATGTCGTGTCTCCCGCTTTGAACATGGCGATCACCACCATGATGAAGCAGATAATCGAGACGATCGTGGCGACTCCGCTGAGTGCTTGGAATAACATGGACATGGTTCAAGTTCCTTCATGAGCCATTGCGCGGGCGCCGTGATCGAGAACGCGTCGGTTCTGCTGAGAGGTCGCGGCGTCCACCAATACTAGGGGGATTCTAGGTCCAGTTTGGGGGAAACACAAAGGGATACGACGCTTTCAAGAGGATATTGCCATTGAGTCGCCCCCTCCGGCAAGGGGTCGAAACAGACTTGCAATTGGCCCGGGGGATTGGCATACTGACGAGCGACACATCGGCATGTGTTGATAGATTCCCGCCTACGCCGATCCCACCCCATGTGTCGTTCGCACCCCATTACCTTCATTGGCATCTGTTTGGCTGCGCTCCTGGCGCTGCCGGCAACTTCGGTTCTCGTAGTACGCGCCGACGATGTCCCGCCGCTGCATGCACGCATCGACGCGGCGATCGAGTCCGGCTTGATTGGCAGTCCCGCCGCCGAGGCCGACGACGCCACGATTTGCCGGCGACTCTATCTCGATTTGGTCGGTCGCACGCCCTCGGTGACCGAGGCCCAAGCGTATTTGGCGGACGCTTTGCCTGATAAACGCAGCCGGCTGATTGACGCTTTGCTCGCCACGCCGGAATTCGCCCGGCATTTTTCGGTCTGGCTCGACGTGACCTTGATGGAACGCCGCGCCGATAAGAACGTGCCGACGGCCGAGTGGCGGAAGTATCTGTTCGACTCAGTCGTGGCGAACAAGCCGTACGATCAATTGGTGCGCGAGATTCTGTCTGCCGACGGCGCTGATCCTGCCACGCGCCCAGCGGCAAAGTTTTATCTCGATCGCGACGGCGAACCCTTTGCATTGACACGCGATGTGGGGCGGATGTTCTTCGGCATGGACCTGCAATGCGCCCAGTGCCACGATCATCCGCTGGTAAACGACTATCACCAGGAAGATTACCACGGGCTGTTGGCGTTCCTGAATCGCACTGCACTCTTCACCGACGCGGAGAACAAGATCTCACTCGCGGAAAAGGCCGAGGGGGATACGGCGTATCAATCAGTCTTCGATCCGAACCAGAAAGGCACCATCGGCCCGACGCTGCCCGGCGGATTGCCACTGCCGGAGCCGACGTTCGCCAAAGGCGATGAGTATCTGGTCGCGCCGGCCGACAAAGTGCGTTCGGTTCCCAAACACAGCCGCCGTGCGATGTTGGCCAACTCGGCCACCGACGGCAAGAACCGGGCGTTCAATCGTAACATCGCCAATCGTCTGTGGGGCTTCGTGTTCGGCCGCGCGTTGGTGGAACCGGTGGATTTCATCCACACGGCAAATCCCGCCGCGCAGCCTGAAGTACTGGAATTGCTGGCCGACGAGATCGCCGCGCGGCGTTATGATCTGCGCGCGATGCTCCGCGAACTTGCGTTGACCCGCGCTTATGCAAGATCGTTGGAATTGCCGGCCGAGACGCCAGCGTTCGCGGTGAGCGCCGCTCCGCTGGTAAACGATTGCCAAACCGCCTGCAAACAATGTGAGGACTCCGTCACAACGGCTGCCAAGGCCGCAGAAGCTGCACGGGAGCAATTCGCCGCCGCCAAGAAAACGGAAGAGCAAGCTGCGACGGAAGTAACTCAGGCGCAAACGGCGCTGGCTGCGGCGGAGCAAGCACAGCGCGATGCCCAGGCGACGATGACCACCACGCAGGCGGACTTGTCGGCAAAGCAGTTGTTGGCACAAGCGCTGTCCGAAGCCGCGGCCAAGGCGGCCGAAGCGGCCGCGCAATTACCTGAGGATCAAGAACTGGCCGCGGCGGTCGCCACGGTGAAGAACCGCGGCGACTCGATCGCCGCCAATCTCAGCGGTCTCACGCAGTCGATGACCCAATGCCAGAGCGACGTATCGGCGAAGGAAGCGGCCGCCGGCGCGCAGCGCGAGGCAGTCGCGCAACTTACGGCCAAAGTCGAAACGCTGCGGACGCAAGCCGCTCCATTGGTCGCCGGTTGGGAATCCGCAATCGCCGTGCTCCATCGCGAACAACAAGCGGCCGCCGTCGCGGAGCAGCGACTCTCGTGGCTCAAGGCGATGACCGCCTATCGCGCCGCTGTCGACGAATTTGAAGCACGCCGAGCTGCCCGCGGCGAGGTATTGCAGAAACTGACCGCTACCGTCGAAGCCGCCAACGCGCCGCTTGCCTCCGTCGAACCGGCGAGCGCGGACGTCGACGGCGCTCGCGTCCTGCTGGCCTCCCTGCAGGAGCAATTGAGCGCTCAAGAACAAACCGCCGAGCAATTAAAGGCCGCCGTCGCGGCAGTGGAAGCTTCGCAGGGTGCGATTGCCGCGGCCGAAGGTGCGCTCGATGAAGCGCATGCGAAGCTGCAAACCCGTTGGTCGGAACGCTGCCTGGCGAGCGGTCTCACGCAGCTCACGCCGGAGCAGATGGCCTGGAGTACCTGGCAAGCCTTGGGCGTGTTGGATCAACAGCGCGCAGCCGCCTGCGCGGAATGGGACGCAGCACATCCAGCCGAAGGCGCCGCCGAATCGCCCGAGCAACGCGCCTCGGCGCGGACCCTGTTCGTCGAACGGAAGGTCTACGACAACTTGCAAGGCAACGTCGGCGTGTTCGTGAATCTCTTCGGCGGCGCGCCCGGCCAGCCGCAACAAGTCTTCCAGGCCACGGCCGATCAAGCCCTGTACTTCGCCAACGGTGGCGAATTGCGCTCCTGGCTCGCGCCGGGCGGCGGCAATCTCACGGAACGACTCGTCGCGCAAACTGACGTCGCGAATTTCGCCTCGGAGCTGTACTTCGCCATCTACACGCGTCAACCGACCAGCGAAGAAGTCGAAGGTCTTGCCGTGTACCTAACTGGGCGCGAACAAGACCGCGCCGCCGCCGTGCAAGAAATTGTCTGGGCGCTGATCACGTCATCGGAGTTCCGCTTTGGATCGTAGGTCGAGGTCGTTTTCACCGCGGAGGCGCAGAGACGCGGAGAGAGACGGGAGTAGTGATGAGCAATGAGTTCGGAAACTGAATGTCACTGAAAACTGAACACTGAAAACTTCAAACTCGCATACGAAAACTTCAAACTCTCCAGGAACCTCTCCCCATGCGCTGCGATTACTCCTGCGGGTCCGCGGAACATTTGATGGCGCGGCGGCGGTTCTTGGGAACCATGGCGGCCGGCGCGGTCGTTGGAGGCCTGGGGGCCTTTGTTGGGCCAGCGGCCGCGGCGCAGTTGGCGAGTCAGCAGAAGCGCGTGCTGGTCGTCAACATGCACGGCGGACTGAGCCAAATGGAGAGCTGGGATCCCAAGCCAGGCACCGATACTGGCGGCCCCTTCCGTGCGATTCCCACTTCAGTGCCGGGCTTGCACATTAGCGAGTTGCTACCGAAAACCGCGCAGCAGATGCATCGCCTCGCGCTCATCCGCGGCGTGAACACGGCCGAGGACGATCACGGCAAAGGGGCGTACCTGATGCTCACCGGCCGCCGCGCGATGGCCGGGTTGGAACATCCGCACCTCGGCGCGGTCGTCGCCAAGTGCAACATGCCCGATGACAGCCCGTTGCCGGGACACATCCGCATCACGCCGGGCGGTGGCGGCGGTCGCGGGAATGACTCCGCCTATTTGGGCGCGAAGTACGCCAGCATCGCGCTCGGGAACGGCAATCCGCCGGCCAACACGGCACGCGACGCTTCGCTCACGATTGAAGCCGATCAGGCGCGGAATAACCTCCGGCGGCAGATCAACGATCGCTTCGCCAAGCGCCGCCGCACGGCCGAGACCGACGCCTACACGTACAGCTACGAGCAAGCGCTCCAATTGATGGAACAGCGCGACGTGTTCGACGTCTCGAAGGAATCGCCGGCGGACCAGGATCGCTACGGCAAGAATGATTTCGGCCGGCATTGCCTGCTCGCCCGGCGGCTGCTGGAAAACGGCATCACCTGCGTACAGGTTTCGCACTCCAACTACGACACGCACAACGAGAACTTCGATTTCCACCTCGAACAAGTCGGCGAATTCGATACGCCGTTCGCGACGTTGATCCAGGACCTTGCCGAACGCGGCATGTTGGAATCGACGCTGGTCGTCGTCTTGAGCGAGTTCGGCCGCACGCCGCACATCAATCTCTACTACGGTCGCGATCACTGGTCGAAGGCTTGGAGCGTGCTCGTCGGCGGCTGCGGCATTCAGCCCGGCGCGGTGATCGGCAAGACCAACGATAACGGCACCGAAGTGATCGACCGGCAGGTGGACCACGGAGCGCTGTTCCACACGTACCTCCGCGCGGTCGGCGTCGATCCCATGGGCAACTTCGACCTCTCGGGGAGAGAAGTCCCGATTGCCGATCCCGCCGCACACGCGATCGACGAGCTGTTGGCCTAGTGCGCCTCTCATTTTCACCGCGGAAGCGCTGAGGCGCGGAGTGATTTATGCAATCGATTGTGGCTGATCCGACGCTAGCGCACGTTGCGACAGAATGGGAACATACGAGTCCCTTCGTGTCGTGTCGGTTCGATCCGCTCGGGCGATACGTGTTCGCCGGCGCGGAGGATATGACGGTACAACGATTTGCTCTGGCGGACGGCGCGAAGGTCGCCTTTTCCGGTCACGAGAGTTGGGTCCGAGCTTTGGCCTTTACGGACGCCGGCGAAACACTCATCACCGGCGGGTACGAAGGACGCCTGATCTGGTGGCCTGCCGCCGCTGCGGAGCCGAAGCCCATCCGCACCGTCGAAGCGCATGTTGGCTGGTTGCGAGCATTGGTGGCAAGCCCCGACGGCAAGGTACTCGCATCGTGCGGCAACGACGCCAAGGTACGGCTCTGGAATGCCGCGGATGGTACGCTCGTGCAAGAATTCGCTGGGCATGAGCGCCCCGTGTGGACCGTGGAGTTTCATTCCAGCGGGCAATACTTGCTTTCTGGCGATTTGATGGGCGTCGTGCAGCAATGGGAGATCGCGTCCGGAAAGTTGATGCGCACTTTCGATGCGAAGGACCTGCACAGTTTCAACGGCGGGCAGCAGGTCGATTTCGGCGGCGTGCGGACGATCGACTTCAGTCCGGACAACAAGTACGTGGCGTGCGGCGGATTGCACAAAGCAGAGAATCCATTGGGCGCAGTGCACGATCCGATCGGCCTCGTCTTCGATTGGGAAACCGGCGCCGCGGCGCACCGCTACGAACCGGCCGATATCAAAGGTTCCGCCTGGCGCATTCAATACCACCGCGACGGCTACGCCATCATGACCTCGGGCGGCAGCACCGGCGGCCAGTTGCTGTTCTTCAAGAACGCGGAAGCCAAAGAATTCCATCGCTTCGCGCTCCCGGCCCTGGCCCGCGACGGCGACTTGCACTCAGACGGCATTCAAATCGCGACCGCGCACTCGGACAAGAAAGTGCGAATCACAAAGTTGACGGCCAAGGCAATCTAATACAACTCGAAGGAGTTAACCGCGAAACACGCGAAATAAAGAATTGCAGGCCTGTTATGCGAAGAAGGCTTTGGAGTTTTTTCATTTCCATTTCTTTCGCGTCATTTCGCGTGTTTCGCGGTTAACTCTCCTCGCCCTCTGCGTCTCTGCGGTTCAAACCTAAATTTATCCTAGTTCGATCACCCGTGGTTTGACCTTGAATGTCGGCGGGTCGACGCGGACGGGGCCTTGGCCGGAGTCGAGCATCGTACAGTTGCGGCCGGCCTGCTTGGCGGAGCGGACCACGCGCTCCACGCGAGTCAACAGCGCCTCGGACGTATCGCCGGGGCGGACGTCGGTCACGGCGCAGCTCATCGTGAGTTGATAGTCGTTGTCTTCACAGTGAAACGTGGTGGACTCCAGCGTTTGGCGAATCTTTTCCACGTTGCTGGTTGCGGCGTTCGGCCCCGTGTCGCCGAAGAACATGCCAAAGCGTTGCCCCGCGTGCCGGAACAAGGCATCGTCGCCGCGCTCATTGCGCACCAGGGACGGCAACAATCGCCCCACGGCAGCGAGCACGCCATCCGCGCGGAGCGTGCCGAGCTTGTCGTTCAGCCTTCCCAGGCCATCGACGTCGACCAGGCCGAAGCTAACGGTGCGAATATGATTCGGATCGTCGCGGAACAATTCCCAGAGCTTGCGCTCCTCGGCGGTGCGGTTCCACACGCCGGTCAGTTCGTCGGTGAGCGTCTCGGACTTGAGCGAGCTCAGGCGACCTTCCGCGCCGAGTATTGCCGACATCACGTCGGCCATCACGTCGCGCAATTCATGCGCCAGATTGAGTAAACGCTGCAATTCCGTCACGCAATGCGTGCGCGTGCCAGCGGGATCGGCAATGGGATCGAGTTGCTTCAAATTGCTGATCGACGATTCGATCTGCGCCGTCTGATTGACGAGCACATCCTCCAGGCGTTGTCCGACATACGCGAGACAGCCCATGCCCTCGCGCTGTTGCTGCAAACATTCCACGGCCTCGCCTTGCCGCACCAGCCAGTCGGCGTTGGCTTGTTCAATCTGCGCGAGGCAGGCGGCAGCCGCTTCGGCATTTTCCTGGGGCTGCCGCGACTCTTCCTCCAGCATCACCAGCCGATCGCGGTAGCGCCCCACCTCGAGCTTCAAGACCTTGACGCTGGCCTCGACGAACGACCGCACTTCGCCGGCGTCTTCGAGCAATTCCAGCCAGCTTGACGGCAAGTCCTGCGTGGGCACAAGCGGCGGCGCTTCGACCGCTGCGGGCACGACGGCTACCGGCGCTTCTACGGGAATTGGCTCGACCGATTCGTCGGCAGAAGGCGCGGCGGGCACAGTCTCTTTCACGGGTTCGCTCGGCGTCTGCGGCAGCGCGGGCTTTATTTTCTTGCGGCGCGCCGGACGCGGCGCCGCCGTGCCGTAGTTGTGCTGCCACCACCAGCCGAGGTAAATCCCCAGCGGCAGATTCACGAGCATCGTGATCAGGGCCAGCGCGCGCATCGTGGTTTGGCTTTCAGGGGCGGACTTCGCCAAAGCGCAGCAAGTCGTTGCCTGCCAATAGCTTGATGACGCAGAACCATAGCTCGAAGTAGCCCCGTGAGCCGCCCAGTCATTTCCCGGTCGCACGACTGACGTAGGTTTGAGAAGACGCCGTTTCGAGTTCCCTGTTCCAGCGGGGGGATTGCCAGGTGCTTCCCACACAGCTTGCAAGATTGGAACCGCCGGAATCTGCCATCACTGTGGTGGACGATGCCCCGGTGCATCTCAACTTCCCGCCGCGCACGTACGTCTGGGAACAGCGCTCCACGGTGTTCTTACTGTTGACGTTCGCGGGACCCCTTGGTTTAGCGCCGCTCTGGTTCAGCCGTCGTTTCGGAACGCGCAGCAAGTCGCTGATTACGCTCGCCTACTTCGCGGGCACGATCCTCTTCCCCATCGCCATGATCTGGTACTTCTGCGATTTCGCGATCCACCCGTTGGTGGATGCGTTGAGCAGGAAGTAATGAAGTCGCGCGCCTCAAGCCTTGCGCCTCACGTGATGGACCCAGGCGGGCGGGAGATTCGTCCAGACCAGGTCGCGGTGGATTTCGCGTTCGTCGAGCAGCTTCTGCATCGTCGCGGCGATACCGCGCAATCGCTCGCGCTCCGCGCGGCCGCTGACGATGGCCTTCATGCCGCGAATGCAGACGTATTCGAAGAACGACATCACGCCGCCGACAGCCAGCCGGCCTAGCATGACGTCGAGCAAATGGCGCACGTCCGCCACGGCGAAGTTGTTGAGCGGCAGGCCGGAGACGATCACGTCGTAACGCGGCTCGTCAGGCAATGCGTCCACGCTCTGATGAAACAACCGCATCCGCGCCTTGGCCGGCTGGAACACGGGATCATCTGCCATGCGTTCTCGAATGCGCTCAGCGAAGCGATCGTTCAGTTCCACCAAATCGAGGCTGTCGCGCGGATCGAGCGATTCAATGAGCGCGCAGGTCACGGCGCCGGTACCCGGTCCGACTTCCAGAATGCGCCGTGGCGTCGTCGCGTCCGCCGGCGGCCGGACGAAGCGCGCCAGGGCTCGCGAGAGCGCTTTGCCGCTCGGTGCAATCGCGCCGGTGGTGCGATACGTCTGGCGGAATTCTTGCAAAAACAGTCGTAGGTCGCTGGCCATCGTATCTCGAATCCTTGGTTTGATTCCTGTTTGCGATCCCCCGCCGATTGCCGGGCGCATTCGGTGTCGCCTGCACAATCCGTCTGTATCGACGATCCCAGATGTACGGAGACGGCGCGGAGACGGTCCATAAGCTAGAGAACTAGTGGGAGACCTGATCGTCCTCGGACTCGCTATCCGTGGGCGCGGCGCTTCCCGTGCGTCCTCCGACTCCTGTTGATTCGTCACCCGTTCGCGGAGCTTTAGCGGCCATGTCGAAGTTATTGCCTATTATCCTGGTGGTTGTGGTTCTCATCGGGCAAGGGGTCATTGCCTTCCTGTTCGTCCCCTCCGCTGCCGAAGTCGCCGCCGTCGCCAACGGCGAAGCTGCCCCGGCCGAAGCGGAAGATTCCGCCGCTGCAGAGGCGCATGGCGATGCTCATGGGGGCGCACACGAGGCCGAGGCGCATGGCGGAGGCCACGGCGACGCGCATGGGGGCGGGCATGGCGAGGAAGGGGAAGAACACGCCGCGGAACCGCATGAAACCACGGAAGTGGACCTCGGCGGCTTTAAAATCACTGTCTTCCAACCGGCCGCGAATACGACGCTGTTCGTCGATTTCCACCTCAGCGGCACGGTGAAGACCGCCCAAGCGGGCGAGTTCAAGCACTTGCTGGAAGCCAATCAGTTCAAATTCCGCGACCAGGTGAACGTGATCATTCGCAGTTCGGGGATGGAAGATTTTACGGACGCGGGATTGGGGTTGCTGAAAAACCAGATTTTGGAGAAAACCAACCGGGCCCTCGGAAAGCCGTTGTTGATTTCCGTGGCCTTCCCTGAGTTCTCCTTCATCGAGCAATAGGCGGCGCCGGCAAGCTGGGCAATCTTGTTCAGCACGCCAGTGCGTCTGCGGGAATGGATTCCCATGGCCGACAATTCCGAAAAGGTCAGCCAAGACGAAATCGAAGCGCTCTTAGCGCGCGGCAAGGGAGGCGCTTCGCCTCCGGCTGCGAAAGCAGCGCCCGCCGAGGACGTGGACAAGATCCTCGGCCAGGGCGAAATCGAAGCGCTGCTGTCCTCCAAGAAAATGCCCGCCGCGGCCGCTGCTGCGCCGCCCAGGGTCTCCGCTCCGGCCGCTGCCGCAGCGGCTGCCACGGGGGCGAATGCGCCAGGTCAGATCGCCCAGGGGGACGTTGAACTCTTGCTTCGCCAGGCGGAACAAGCGCTGGCCTCGATCGACGCGGCCGGGCCGTCGCTGCCGACCGGCGCAGCGGCCTTTAGGTTCGAGGATTTCGCCGGCGCGCCCGCGTCGGGCGAGATGGCCACGCTGGATTTGCTGCGCGACGTCGAGCTGGACTTGAAGATCGAACTCGGCCGCACGCACATGTATCTCGATGACGTGCTCCGGCTGCGCAAAGGCTCGGTCGTCGCATTGGATAAACTGGCCGGCGATCCCGTCGACATCTACGTCAACGGCCGCCTGATCGCGCGGGGAGAGGTCCTCGTGATGAATGACAACTTCTGCGTCCGCGTGGCGGAACTGGTCGCGGGCGAAGCGGCGGCATAACCGCTTTTTATCCCGGGGGCGCTGAGACGCGGAGAGGGAGGCTGGGAGAGAGGGGAATCACGGCAGCAATGCGGATTCTCAGATGGTCAACTTCTCGAAGTCTCTTTCTCCCAGGGTCTGCGCCGCCGAACGCTCGATGGTCTGGCAGAAGCTATCGAGCGGCAGGTCATCCGGGTCGTTGCCAAAGGGTTCTTCGATATCGACGGCGGCCATTTCCACGCCGAAGACGAAATACGCGGTGACGGCCATGATCGGAATCGCCCAGTAGCCGATGTCTTGCGCGATGAGCACCGGCATCACGAACATGATCAGCGTGATGCCGCGATGCACCAGCGCACGGTAGGTGAGCGGAATCGGCGTATTGCGAATCCGTTCGCACCCGCCGCAGACGTTCAAGAGTTCCCGCGCATGGCGGTCGAACATCCAGACCTCCATGTCGTCAAGTTTCCCCTCGCGCCGCCAGCGGGCCAATTCATCCTGCGCAAGCGTGGCGAAATAGAGCGGGATGTGTTCCGGTTCGCGCGGATCGTCCTCAAAGCCTGGCACGTCCCGCAGGCGCCGCCCGTCGCGCAAGTGCAAGCGCAGCGCGTGGGCGAAGCCGACGATGATTTTGCTCCACCGCCGCCGATCTTCCGTGACGAGGCTCTGCAAGGCGTGCATCTTCACGAGCATATTGCGGGATTCGTTAATCAGCTGCCCCCACAAAGTGCGGGCCTCCCAGAAGCGACGCTTGGCCTCGTTCGTGCGAAAGGTTACGAGACTGCCAAGGATCAACCCGTTGATGACCGACAGCCCCCAGTCGTATTGCGAGAGCGGGCCGGGATGATAGAAGTGCTCCACCCAGGCCACGACCGCAGTGTACGCGCCGAAGAGCGCGGCGATGCCGAGTAACTTGCGCGCCGCGGGAAAGCGGGGCGGGACCAGCATTCGCAACTGAATCATCATGCGATTCGCCCTGAGCCCGGGCTGCCCAACAATCCTCGAATGGCGTCACAGCCGGCCAATTCCCGGGCCAGGCGCTCGGGGCCTTCCAAATCGTCGCTGCTATGCGCCAACCGCACCTCGCCGGGGTCTCCCATTGGCAACTGCACGCGCCGTGAGACAAGATTGTAAACACCGAAAACGACGTCGATATGCGGCGACAGCCGGCCGCGGAACTCCTGATGCAAGGTCGCCGCGGTGAGCGCAGCATTGAGCGATACGGTCGCCTCGATCAACGCGCGGCGGTAACCTTCACGCGAGGTCACGTCGACACCGTGCGCCTGTTCCAACGCCTGCGCCGCCGCGCGGACCGGCAACAACAACCGGTCGACAACCGCTCTCAACGGATGCGACGAGGCCACGCCCAGATAACTTGCCGGCTGCAAGAAGGCGTCCACGGCCGCCGTCACGGCCCCGCAACCGCTGTGGCCCAACACGACGACCAGCTTGATCGATTCGCCCAAATGGTGCAGCGCGTAGTCGATGCTCCCGAGGCATTCGCTGCCGAGCACATTGCCGGCCACGCGCACCACGAACAGATCGTTGCAACCCTGATGGAAAACCATTTCGGTCGGCACGCGGGCGTCGGAGCAGCCCAGCACGACGGCAAATGGCCGCTGCGGCAGCACGCTCTCACCGCGCGTGGCGACGCCCAGGTCTTCTAAGTCGAGCGGCATCAAC
This DNA window, taken from Planctomycetia bacterium, encodes the following:
- a CDS encoding carbonic anhydrase, which translates into the protein MLDITYRYDPARPTEHLYPADGAEALRALEQGNREFAELINPLEAGGGHHTLLMPLDLEDLGVATRGESVLPQRPFAVVLGCSDARVPTEMVFHQGCNDLFVVRVAGNVLGSECLGSIDYALHHLGESIKLVVVLGHSGCGAVTAAVDAFLQPASYLGVASSHPLRAVVDRLLLPVRAAAQALEQAHGVDVTSREGYRRALIEATVSLNAALTAATLHQEFRGRLSPHIDVVFGVYNLVSRRVQLPMGDPGEVRLAHSSDDLEGPERLARELAGCDAIRGLLGSPGSGRIA